One region of Camelina sativa cultivar DH55 chromosome 6, Cs, whole genome shotgun sequence genomic DNA includes:
- the LOC104791463 gene encoding clustered mitochondria protein: MAGKSNKSKAKRAAAQSSATTSTDVKSDVPVTAPVTAPAPVSVPAPATATVPAPDNGTLNAAAVDSVVPEANEVPPPLPKADESESQVANNDAQPKQGELRLYPVSVKTQSAGKMELQLNPGDSVMDIRQFLLDAPETCYVTCYELLLRNKDGETHNLEDYNEISEVADITTGGCSLEMVAALYDDRSIRAHVHRARDLLSLSTLHSSLSTTLALQYDAALNKVQNPGDKPKSDVPELECLGFMEDVPGSLRKLINSASEDIKCVENIVFSSFNPPPSHRRLVGDLIYLDVVSLEGNKYCITGTTKTFYVNSSSGNILDPRPSKSGLEAATLIGLLQKLSSKFKKAFREVMEKKASAHPFENVQSLLPPHSWLRTYPVPDHKRDAARAEEALTISYGSELIGMQRDWNEELQSCREFPHTSPQERILRDRALYKVSSDFVDAALNGAIGVISRCIPPINPTDPECLHMYVHNNIFFSFAVDADVEQLSKKRASNQVTEKVSSSEKVSCAEGTCDNEEPNSCNEAPLVENEQATYASANNDLKGTKLYQEADVPGLYNLAMAIIDYRGHRVVAQSVLPGILQGDKSDALLYGSVDNGKKICWNEDFHAKVLEAAKLLHIKEHSVIDASENVFKLAAPVECKGIVGSDNRHYLLDLMRVTPRDANYTGPESRFCVLRPELITSFCQAESLEKSKCKTKTDEGTDIVSDSSNVTADTSKVGDALKDEEENGASTSDQKTISEKENTTTEDSAAQSSESAKSCDEIAFNPNVFTDFTLGGNQEEIAADEENVKKVSSYLVDVVLPKFIEDLCTLEVSPMDGQTLTEALHAHGVNVRYIGRVANGVKHLSHLWDLCLNEITVRSAKHILKDILRDIEDHDIGSAVAHFLNCFFGSYQAAGGKASANSSHAKNQKKDQSVTKKAQGRGKGKASAKKNFSSYMMVDSNILWSDIQEFAKAKYEFELPELSRTTAKKVSVLRNLCQKVGISIAAHKYDFSATSPFETSDILDIRPVIKHSVPVCSEAKDLVEMGKVQLAEGMLSESYTYFSEAFSILQQVTGPMHREVANCCRYLAMVLYHAGDMAGAIMQQHKELIINERCLGLDHPDTAHSYGNMALFYHGLNQTELALQNMGRALLLLGLSSGPDHPDVAATFINVAMMYQDMGKMDTALRYLQEALKKNERLLGAEHIQTAVCYHALAIAFNCMGAFKLSHQHEKKTYDILVKQLGDDDSRTRDSLNWMKTFKMRELQMTAQKQKGQAANAANTQKAIDLLKAHPDLIHAFQNAAATGRSNALNSAVLGETQPRGRGFDERAARAAAEVRKKAAAKGLLVRPHGGVPVQPMPPLSQLQNMINTATTDSSEKGGENGEAKVQEKKETSENGKTENLAPAGLGAGLASLDRKKQKSKK; the protein is encoded by the exons CCTGTTTCTGTTCCTGCTCCTGCTACAGCTACAGTTCCTGCTCCCGATAATGGCACCCTCAATGCTGCTGCTGTTGACTCTGTCGTGCCTGAAGCCAATGAAGTTCCTCCTCCGCTTCCTAAGGCTGACGAAAGCGAATCACAAGTAGCAAATAACGATGCCCAACCCAAGCAAG GTGAGCTCCGTCTTTATCCTGTGTCTGTCAAAACACAAAGTGCGGGTAAAATGGAGCTTCAA TTGAATCCTGGAGACTCAGTGATGGATATAAGGCAATTCCTTCTTGATGCTCCAGAAACGTGCTACGTCACTTGTTATGAGTTGTTACTCCGCAATAAAGATGGAGAGACTCACAATTTGGAAGACTACAATGAGATTTCCGAAGTAGCTGACATTACCACTGGTGGTTGCTCTTTAGAGATGGTTGCAG CATTGTATGACGATAGATCTATCAGGGCTCATGTTCACCGAGCCAGAGATCTTTTGTCTCTTTCAACACTTCACTCTTCCCTATCAACAACACTTGCCTTGCAGTATGACGCAGCACTGAACAAAGTTCAGAATCCTGGAG ATAAACCAAAGTCTGACGTTCCAGAACTTGAATGTTTGGGTTTTATGGAAGATGTGCCTGGCTCTCTCAGGAAGTTGATCAATTCTGCATCAGAAGATATCAAATGCGTGGAAAACATTGTATTCTCATCATTCAATCCTCCTCCCAGCCACAGAAG GCTTGTAGGAGATTTAATATACCTGGATGTCGTGTCATTGGAAGGTAACAAGTACTGCATTACGGgcacaacaaaaacattttatgtTAATTCTAGCTCAGGGAATATTCTCGATCCAAGGCCAAGCAAATCTGGATTAGAAGCTGCGACACTGATTGGACTATTGCAAAAACTTAGCTCTAAGTTTAAAAAAG ctTTCCGTGAAGTCATGGAAAAGAAAGCCTCTGCACATCCGTTTGAAAATGTCCAATCGCTTTTGCCACCACACTCATGGCTAAGAACGTATCCTGTTCCCG ATCACAAGCGCGATGCAGCTAGAGCCGAAGAAGCATTGACCATTTCCTATGGTAGTGAGCTGATTGGTATGCAAAGAGATTGGAATGAAGAATTGCAATCATGCAGAGAGTTCCCTCACACTTCTCCTCAGGAGAG GATCTTACGTGACAGGGCACTTTACAAAGTGTCTTCTGACTTTGTCGATGCAGCGCTTAACGGAGCTATTGGTGTAATCAGCCGATGCATACCACCTATAAACCCAACTGATCCAGAATGTCTGCACAT GTATGTGCacaacaatatatttttcagttttgcTGTTGATGCCGATGTTGAACAGCTATCCAAGAAACGTGCATCTAATCAAGTGACTGAGAAGGTGTCCTCATCTGAAAAGGTTTCATGCGCGGAAGGAACCTGCGATAATGAAGAGCCTAACAGCTGCAATGAGGCGCCACTTGTTGAAAATGAGCAGGCAACATACGCTTCTGCAAACAATGACTTGAAAGGCACAAAGTTATATCAAGAAGCAGATGTCCCAGGGCTATATAATCTGGCAATGGCCATTATTGATTACAGAGGTCATAGGGTTGTTGCTCAG agtGTGCTACCGGGAATTCTTCAAGGGGATAAATCAGATGCGCTTTTGTATGGTTCAGTCGACAATGGCAAGAAAATATGCTGGAATGAAGATTTTCATGCTAAG GTGCTAGAGGCTGCAAAACTTCTTCACATTAAGGAACATTCCGTCATTGATGCATccgaaaatgtcttcaagttGGCTGCACCAGTAGAGTGCAAGGGGATTGTTGGGAGTGATAACAGGCATTATCTCTTGGACTTGATGAGAGTGACGCCTCGTGATGCCAATTATACGGGTCCAGAGTCACGCTTTTGTGTCCTAAGACCAGAACTGATCACATCATTTTGCCAG GCGGAATCActggaaaaatcaaaatgtaaaaCCAAGACTGACGAAGGGACTGATATCGTTTCCGATTCTTCTAATGTTACTGCTGATACTTCTAAAGTTGGTGATGCATTgaaagatgaagaggaaaaTGGGGCTTCAACTTCTGATCAG AAAACTATTTCTGAAAAGGAAAATACCACCACCGAAGATTCTGCAGCCCAGTCTTCTGAAAGTGCCAAATCATGTGATGAAATTGCATTTAACCCCAATGTCTTCACTGACTTCACACTAGGTGGCAATCAAGAG GAGATAGCTGCTGATGAAGAAAATGTGAAGAAAGTTAGTTCATACCTTGTGGATGTGGTCCTTCCAAAATTTATAGAAGATCTTTGCACTCTCGAAGTTTCTCCAATGGATGGTCAAACTTTGACAGAAGCACTCCATGCTCATGGTGTTAATGTTCGGTACATTGGAAGA GTTGCTAATGGGGTGAAGCATTTGTCTCATTTGTGGGATCTATGTCTTAATGAGATTACCGTGAGATCAGCAAAGCATATTTTGAAG GACATTTTAAGAGATATAGAGGACCACGATATTGGATCAGCAGTAGCTCATTTCCTAAATTGTTTCTTCGGAAGCTATCAAGCTGCTGGTGGAAAAGCTAGCGCCAATAGCTCGCATgccaaaaatcaaaagaag GATCAATCCGTCACCAAGAAGGCTCAAGGAAGAGGGAAAGGAAAAGCTTCTGCAAAGAAAAATTTCTCATCGTATATGATGGTTGATTCCAACATTCTGTGGTCTGACATTCAGGAATTTGCCAAAGCCAAATATGAG TTTGAGCTGCCCGAGCTGTCAAGAACTACAGCTAAAAAAGTATCAGTTCTTCGTAACCTCTGCCAAAAG GTTGGTATCAGTATTGCTGCTCACAAATACGATTTTAGTGCAACATCGCCTTTTGAGACATCCGATATATTGGATATTCGGCCAGTAATCAAGCACTCTGTGCCTGTATGCTCTGAGGCTAAAGATCTTGTTGAGATGGGGAAGGTCCAACTGGCTGAG GGCATGCTTAGTGAATCCTACACATACTTTTCAGAGGCATTTTCGATACTTCAACAG GTGACTGGTCCTATGCACAGGGAAGTTGCAAACTGCTGCAG GTACCTGGCCATGGTTTTGTACCATGCAGGAGATATGGCTGGGGCAATAATGCAGCAACACAAGGAGCTCATTATAAATGAGCGATGCCTTGGGTTGGACCATCCTGACACTGCTCACAG CTATGGCAATATGGCTCTTTTCTACCATGGACTGAATCAGACAGAACTTGCTCTACAGAACATGGGTCGGGCCTTGCTTCTACTTGGCCTTTCATCTGGCCCTGATCATCCAGATGTTGCAGCTACATTTATAAATGTTGCCATGATGTATCAAGACATGGGCAAAATGGACACTGCTCTACGTTATCTTCAAGAGGCTTTGAAGAAAAATGAGAGACTTCTTGGTGCTGAACACATTCAGACTGCAGTATGCTATCACGCTCTTGCCATTGCATTCAACTGTATGGGCGCATTCAAGCTCTCACACCAG CATGAGAAGAAAACCTATGACATACTTGTCAAACAATTGGGAGACGATGATTCTAGGACACGAGACTCTCTAAACTGGATGAAGACGTTTAAGATGCGCGAGCTTCAG ATGACTGCACAAAAGCAGAAAGGACAGGCAGCCAATGCAGCAAACACACAAAAGGCTATTGATCTCCTAAAG GCACATCCAGACCTGATACATGCGTTCCAAAACGCAGCAGCTACTGGGAGGTCTAATGCACTGAACTCGGCTGTCCTTGGGGAGACTCAACCTCGGGGCAGAGGATTTGATGAAAGAGCAGCTCGGGCTGCAGCTGAAGTTAGGAAGAAAGCAGCTGCGAAGGGGCTACTGGTTCGCCCACATGGTGGTGTTCCAGTTCAACCCATGCCACCGCTCTCTCAACTCCAAAACATGATCAATACCGCCACCACAGATTCTTCTGAGAAAGGTGGAGAAAACGGGGAGGCAAAGGtacaagagaagaaagaaacctcTGAAAATGGGAAAACAGAGAACCTGGCTCCTGCAGGATTAGGTGCCGGTTTAGCATCTTTGGATAGGAAGAagcaaaaatccaaaaaataa
- the LOC104791466 gene encoding 3-ketoacyl-CoA synthase 15-like encodes MEKEATKMVNGGVKSKSRKGLPDFLGYVNLRYVKLGYIYLLSLSRSFCYFIPPFLLLFIFVSRFLPILAFPLSILLLLLIYHFLTPSSVFLLDFSCYRPPDHLKITKSDFIEMAIKSGNFNETAIELQRKVLQQSGIGEESYMPRVVFKPSHKVNLRDGREEAAMVIFGAIDELLAATKINVKHIKILVLNCGVLNTTPSLSAMVINHYKLRHNTESYNLGGMGCSAGIIAIDLAKDLLNAHQGSYALVVSTEIVSFTWYSGNDVALIPPNCFFRMGAAAVMLSSRRIDRWRSKYQLMQLVRTHKGNEDRSYKSMELREDRDGKQGLYISRDIIEVGRQALKANIATLGRLEPSFEHICLLSSSKKVLDEIQKDLKLTDENMEASRRTLERFGNTSSSSIWYELAYLEHKEKIKRGDRVWQIGFGSGFKCNSVVWKALRNINSPRHNNPWNL; translated from the exons ATGGAAAAAGAGGCAACAAAGATGGTGAATGGTGGAGTTAAGTCAAAGTCACGCAAGGGCCTTCCTGATTTCCTTGGATATGTGAATTTGAGATACGTCAAGCTTGGTTACATttaccttctctctctctcccgttCCTTTTGTTACTTCAttcctccttttcttcttctctttatcttcGTTTCTAGATTTCTCCCAATCTTGGCTTTTCCTTTATCCATCTTATTGCTCCTCCTCATCTATCATTTTCTTActccttcctctgttttcctTCTCGATTTCTCATGTTACCGCCCACCCGATCATCTCAAG ATCACAAAAAGCGACTTCATCGAGATGGCAATAAAGTCTGGTAACTTCAACGAGACTGCCATCGAGCTTCAAAGAAAAGTGCTGCAGCAATCAGGCATAGGAGAGGAGAGCTACATGCCAAGAGTGGTGTTCAAGCCTAGTCACAAGGTCAATCTTCGTGATGGTCGTGAAGAAGCAGCAATGGTGATCTTTGGAGCAATCGATGAACTTCTTGCAGCGACAAAAATCAACGTGAAGCACATCAAGATCCTGGTTCTAAACTGCGGAGTCCTCAACACCACGCCTTCTCTATCAGCCATGGTTATTAACCATTATAAACTGAGGCATAACACAGAGAGCTACAATCTTGGTGGTATGGGGTGTAGCGCCGGAATCATAGCTATTGATTTAGCCAAAGATCTTTTGAATGCTCATCAAGGCTCTTATGCTTTGGTGGTGAGCACTGAGATAGTGAGCTTCACTTGGTACTCAGGCAATGATGTCGCATTAATTCCACCAAATTGTTTCTTCCGAATGGGAGCAGCTGCAGTTATGCTCTCTAGTCGGCGTATCGATAGATGGCGATCCAAATACCAACTTATGCAG TTAGTAAGAACCCATAAAGGCAATGAGGACAGAAGTTACAAGAGCATGGAGTTGAGAGAAGACCGAGATGGGAAACAAGGACTGTATATATCTAGAGATATAATCGAAGTTGGTCGCCAAGCACTCAAAGCAAACATTGCAACACTTGGTCGCCTTGAGCCTTCTTTTGAGCATATATGTCTACTGTCATCGAGTAAGAAAGTGCTTGATGAGATTCAAAAGGATCTCAAGTTGACGGACGAGAATATGGAGGCATCTAGACGGACACTGGAACGTTTCGGGAATACATCAAGCAGCAGTATATGGTACGAGCTGGCTTACTTGGAACACAAAGAGAAGATCAAAAGAGGTGATAGGGTTTGGCAGATCGGTTTCGGGTCAGGGTTTAAATGCAATAGTGTTGTATGGAAAGCCCTTAGAAACATTAACTCTCCAAGGCACAATAATCCATGGAATCTCTAA
- the LOC104791464 gene encoding 30S ribosomal protein 2, chloroplastic encodes MATFLTNVVSIKPTVFSFQSESFTPSLTRVNVFSSKSFSSLAGTISRSSRTRFIPYAVMETEEKAATLDPNSEAARRVYIGNIPRTVNNEQLTKLVEEHGAVEKVQVMYDKYSGRSRRFGFATMKSVEDANAVVEKLNGNTVEGREIKVNITEKPIASSPDLSLLQSEDSAFVDSPYKVYVGNLAKTVTKEMLENLFSEKGKVVSAKVSRVPGTSKSTGFGFVTFSSEEDVEAAILALNNSLLEGQKIRVNKA; translated from the exons ATGGCGACTTTTCTAACAAATGTTGTTTCAATCAAACCTACAGTGTTCTCATTCCAGTCCGAATCCTTCACCCCTTCGCTAACACGGGTCAATGTATTCTCCTCAAAATCCTTTTCTTCTCTCGCCGGAACCATCTCCCGGAGCTCTAGAACAAGGTTCATTCCTTATGCAGTAATGGAGACAGAAGAAAAAGCCGCCACTTTGGACCCTAATTCAGAAGCCGCCAGGCGTGTCTACATCGGTAACATACCCAGGACCGTGAACAACGAGCAGCTCACCAAACTTGTTGAAGAACACGGTGCTGTTGAAAAAGTTCAg GTGATGTATGATAAGTATTCAGGACGAAGCCGCCGATTTGGGTTTGCTACAATGAAATCAGTTGAAGATGCCAATGCTGTGGTTGAGAAATTGAATGGCAAT ACCGTTGAAGGGCGTGAGATAAAGGTTAACATTACAGAGAAACCTATAGCATCGTCTCCTGATTTATCATTGCTTCAGTCAGAAGATTCCGCATTTGTAGATAGCCCTTACAAAGTGTATGTTGGAAATCTAGCAAAGACTGTTACAAAAGAGATGCTTGAGAATTTGTTTTCTGAGAAAGGGAAAGTAGTAAGTGCCAAGGTCTCAAGAGTACCTGGAACTTCGAAATCTACCGGGTTTGGATTTGTTACGTTCTCTTCAGAAGAAGATGTGGAAGCTGCCATTTTGGCTCTTAACAACTCT TTGCTGGAAGGACAGAAGATTCGGGTGAATAAGGCGTAG
- the LOC104791467 gene encoding uncharacterized protein LOC104791467: MLSLQSLPPSFISIPNRSSNPCSTAPPRATTDFAATPISRRLILLRHAHSSWDDVSLRDHDRPLSKAGQVDAAKVAQILSSLGWLPQLILSSDATRTRETLKSMQAQVDEFMEANVHFIPSFYSIAAMDGQTAEHLHQIISKYSTPDITTVMCMGHNKGWEEAASMLSGASVKLKTCNAALLQAFGDSWDEAFALSGTGGWKLEGVVAPDSSIYV, from the exons ATGCTTAGTTTACAGAGTCTTCCTCCTTCCTTCATCTCCATCCCAAATCGGAGCTCTAATCCTTGCTCAACTGCTCCACCTCGTGCGACCACTGACTTTGCTGCTACACCAATCTCTCGCCGTCTTATCCTTCTCCGTCATGCTCACAGTTCCTGGGATGATGTTTCCCTCAGAG ACCATGATCGTCCTCTAAGTAAAGCCGGACAAGTTGATGCTGCCAAGGTTGCTCAAATCCTCTCCTCACTTGGCTGGCTTCCCCAACTCATTCTCTCAAG CGACGCCACTCGAACTCGGGAGACACTGAAGTCAATGCAAGCGCAAGTGGATGAGTTTATGGAGGCAAATGTACATTTCATTCCGAGCTTTTACTCCATTGCTGCTATGGACGGCCAAACAGCCGAGCATCTTCATCAGATTATCTCCAAATATTCAACACCTGACATTACTACTGTCAT GTGTATGGGGCATAATAAAGGTTGGGAAGAAGCAGCCTCTATGCTCTCTGGAGCTTCTGTTAAGTTGAAAACATGCAATGCTGCTTTGCTTCAGGCTTTTGGTGACTCCTGGGATGAA GCTTTTGCACTCTCGGGGACTGGCGGATGGAAACTTGAGGGTGTAGTGGCTCCAGATAGTAGCATCTATGTGTAG